From the Theileria equi strain WA chromosome 4 map unlocalized gcontig_1105316255041, whole genome shotgun sequence genome, one window contains:
- a CDS encoding hypothetical protein (encoded by transcript BEWA_049220A): protein MVVEHNTNEHYSYYLHFHLASGGFSGFKDDTVEQTGINSPQGTTQVYVYWYPKDEYSRPLLIDIQESSNSWYQRRYLDSNEWDPVKDPPTRIGTDPKILPLLQSIKKKPTGLSPGTIAGISVPGILTGGAAVGDVVWKGPALLRGLLLALRTLF from the coding sequence ATGGTGGTAGAACATAATACCAACGAACATTACTCATATTACctacattttcatcttgCTTCTGGTGGCTTCTCTGGATTCAAGGATGATACTGTCGAACAGACCGGAATTAACTCTCCACAGGGTACTACTCAAGTGTATGTGTATTGGTATCctaaggatgaatatagTAGGCCACTCTTGATTGACATACAAGAATCATCCAATAGCTGGTACCAAAGGAGATATCTTGACTCTAACGAATGGGACCCAGTAAAGGATCCTCCAACTCGTATTGGTACTGATCCTAagattcttccacttcttcaGAGTATAAAGAAAAAACCTACTGGACTTTCTCCTGGAACAATAGCAGGAATATCTGTTCCTGGCATCTTGACTGGTGGAGCTGCCGTTGGTGATGTTGTCTGGAAGGGACCTGCTCTACTACGGGGGCTATTATTAGCATTAAGAACACTCTTTTAG